The following are encoded together in the Hemicordylus capensis ecotype Gifberg chromosome 4, rHemCap1.1.pri, whole genome shotgun sequence genome:
- the ARFRP1 gene encoding ADP-ribosylation factor-related protein 1 isoform X5, which produces MYTLLSGLYKYMFRRDEYCILILGLDNAGKTTFLEQTKTRFNKSYKGMSLSKITTTVGLNIGTIDVGKARLMFWDLGGQEELQSLWDKYYAESHGVIYVIDSTDEERLSESKRAFEKMVTSEVLEGVPLLVLANKQDVEMLKGVNHLCP; this is translated from the exons ATGTATACTCTGCTGTCTGGGCTGTACAAGTACATGTTTCGGCGGGACGAATATTGCATCTTGATCCTTGGACTGGACAATGCTGGGAAAACG ACCTTCCTTGAACAGACTAAAACAAGATTTAACAAGAGCTACAAAGGAATGAGTTTATCGAAAATCACAACCACTGTGGGCTTAAACA TTGGCACTATCGatgtgggcaaagccaggcttaTGTTCTGGGATCTTGGAGGTCAAGAGGAACTACAGTCTCTCTGGGATAAG TATTATGCAGAGTCCCATGGTGTCATCTATGTTATTGATTCCACTGATGAAGAGAGGCTTTCAGAATCTAAGCGAGCTTTTG AGAAGATGGTGACCAGTGAAGTCCTGGAAGGTGTGCCGCTGTTGGTTCTTGCTAACAAACAAGATGTAGAG
- the ARFRP1 gene encoding ADP-ribosylation factor-related protein 1 isoform X6 — MYTLLSGLYKYMFRRDEYCILILGLDNAGKTTFLEQTKTRFNKSYKGMSLSKITTTVGLNIGTIDVGKARLMFWDLGGQEELQSLWDKYYAESHGVIYVIDSTDEERLSESKRAFDGDQ; from the exons ATGTATACTCTGCTGTCTGGGCTGTACAAGTACATGTTTCGGCGGGACGAATATTGCATCTTGATCCTTGGACTGGACAATGCTGGGAAAACG ACCTTCCTTGAACAGACTAAAACAAGATTTAACAAGAGCTACAAAGGAATGAGTTTATCGAAAATCACAACCACTGTGGGCTTAAACA TTGGCACTATCGatgtgggcaaagccaggcttaTGTTCTGGGATCTTGGAGGTCAAGAGGAACTACAGTCTCTCTGGGATAAG TATTATGCAGAGTCCCATGGTGTCATCTATGTTATTGATTCCACTGATGAAGAGAGGCTTTCAGAATCTAAGCGAGCTTTTG ATGGTGACCAGTGA